The window CACCTGATGCTGGTCGCGGACATCATGACCAACCGTGGCGAGATCGAGTCGATCGGTCGCCACGGCATCTCGGGCTCGAAGGAGTCCGTGCTGGCCCGCGCCGCGTTCGAGGTCACGGTCAACCACCTGCTCAACGCCGCGATCCACGGCGAGATCGACGATCTGGACGGCGTCACGGAGAACGTCATCGTCGGGAAACCGATCAAGCTCGGCACCGGCGACGTCGACCTCCGGATGGGATCGATCGGCTCCGGCTCCTCCGGAAGCGGAAGCGGGAGCCAGGCCGACTGATCGATGGGCGTCACCCTCGACGACGACGCCCGGCAGTACCTCGCCGCGTTCGAGGACGAAACCGGCGTCGACGGTCGGGACTGCATCGTCACCGGCGGCGACGACCCCGACCGCGGCCGTGGCCGCACGCGCGGGTACGGCGGCTCGAGTGCTGGCGGTTCCGACCCCGACCGCGACCTCGAGAAACGCCTCCTGATCGTCGTCGCGACCGGCCGCATGGGCGAGGCGATCGGCCCGGACGGCCGCACGATCCGGCGGTTCGAGGACCGGGTCGGAATGCCGGTTCGGCTCGTCGAAGGGGCCGACGACCCCGAGACGTTCGTCGCGAACGCGCTCGCGCCCGCGGCCGTCTACAACGTGACGATCAGCAAGAATCAGGACACGGTCGCATACGTCGAGGTTGCACAGGAGGATCGAGGCGTCGCGATCGGTTCGCACGGTCGAACGATCGAGGCGGCCCGTCGGCTCGCGGACCGTCACTTCGGGATCGACGACGTCCAGTTGCTGTAAGAACGGGGCCGCTTTGATCGCGGTCGCGGTCGAGGTCGCGACCGTCATCACAATCCCGATATTACTTACTAGACGACCACCAGTACGATACCGACGGCTGAAACCACGCCGAGCAGACCCGTGACGAGTTTGCCGAGTTGGCGCGTTCCGAGAACCCACACGAGCGCGACTTTCACGATCGTGTTCGCGATAGCGCCGATAACGATGCCCGTCGTTGCAGCCGTAGCAGAGATCGACCCTTCCGCTGCGAGCGTACTCAGCGTAATCGTTATCGCATCGACGTCGGCGAGCCCCGAGAGAAACGCAGTTGCGTACACGCCCGACACGCCGAACCAGGTATGAGCCGACTCGGAGACGAGAAGGACGATTGCGAAGATCACGCCGAAGAACAGTGCGGTCCGGAGTCTAAACGGGTTCGTGATCTCCGTTTCGACGATGGTCTCGTCAGTCGCCCCCCGGTACACGAGGGCAGCAACGAGCGCACCGGTGACGGTCATCGCTCCCAGGGGAACGATCACCCGCGGCAGAAGCGCCGGATTGACGACCGCAACTTCGACCAACGCCCGGGGAAACATGATCGTGGAAGCAACGACTATCGAAAAGGTCGAGACGGGATAAAGCGGCGGTGCGTCCGCCGTCCGCTCGGCCATCGACACCGTGGTCGCCGTCGACGAGACGAATCCCCCTACGATCCCGGTCAGCGCAGTCCCCCGCTTTGGACCAACGATCCGGCTCAAGAGATAGGCCGCGAAACTCAAACCGGTGACAAAGACGACCATGAGCCAGACGAACCGGGGATTGAGTCCGGCCAGTACGTCGAGTTCGCGGTCCGGCAAGAGGGGCAAGACGACCACCACCACCAGAACGAACTTGATCGTTGCACGGCGTTCGTCCTCACCGATTCGGTCGACGAAATCGTGTATCTCACCCTTGGCCGAGAGAAGAATGGTGACGGCTCCACCGACGATGACTGCCAGTTCTGCTCCCCGTTCCGAGTGCATCGTCAACGCCCCGAGTATGACAGTGAGAATTGCAGCCGTCAGGGTCGTCAGGC of the Halobiforma lacisalsi AJ5 genome contains:
- a CDS encoding NusA-like transcription termination signal-binding factor, whose product is MGVTLDDDARQYLAAFEDETGVDGRDCIVTGGDDPDRGRGRTRGYGGSSAGGSDPDRDLEKRLLIVVATGRMGEAIGPDGRTIRRFEDRVGMPVRLVEGADDPETFVANALAPAAVYNVTISKNQDTVAYVEVAQEDRGVAIGSHGRTIEAARRLADRHFGIDDVQLL
- a CDS encoding MgtC/SapB family protein; this encodes MVEPATHSLLTLSFRVFIAFAIGALIGLEREQAESGGTFAGSRTFPLFAIVGALVYAFFPALLPVAVGALAVPLTVAYAGKIWMERDLGLTTLTAAILTVILGALTMHSERGAELAVIVGGAVTILLSAKGEIHDFVDRIGEDERRATIKFVLVVVVVLPLLPDRELDVLAGLNPRFVWLMVVFVTGLSFAAYLLSRIVGPKRGTALTGIVGGFVSSTATTVSMAERTADAPPLYPVSTFSIVVASTIMFPRALVEVAVVNPALLPRVIVPLGAMTVTGALVAALVYRGATDETIVETEITNPFRLRTALFFGVIFAIVLLVSESAHTWFGVSGVYATAFLSGLADVDAITITLSTLAAEGSISATAATTGIVIGAIANTIVKVALVWVLGTRQLGKLVTGLLGVVSAVGIVLVVV